One stretch of Pseudomonas sp. NC02 DNA includes these proteins:
- a CDS encoding OmpA family protein: MFSTARFLFITLLVALLALSGCQTPPPKGLTPAQIAVLKQQGFELTDEGWAFGLSGKVLFGSDVESLNAPSTEIVQRIGKALLGVGIQRVRVDGHTDASGKETYNQQLSLRRAKSVAHVLAGVGMKEENVQLRGLGSSEPVASNATAAGRTENRRVSIVVIAD; the protein is encoded by the coding sequence TTGTTCTCGACCGCACGCTTTTTATTCATCACCTTGCTCGTGGCTCTGCTCGCCCTGAGCGGCTGCCAGACCCCGCCGCCAAAAGGCCTGACACCGGCGCAAATCGCCGTGCTCAAACAGCAGGGTTTTGAACTGACTGACGAAGGCTGGGCCTTCGGCCTCTCGGGCAAGGTGCTGTTTGGCAGCGACGTCGAAAGTCTGAATGCCCCCAGCACCGAGATCGTCCAGCGCATCGGCAAGGCGCTGCTGGGCGTGGGCATTCAGCGCGTGCGGGTCGACGGCCACACCGACGCCTCGGGCAAGGAAACCTACAACCAGCAACTGTCCCTGCGCCGAGCCAAAAGCGTCGCGCACGTGTTGGCAGGGGTTGGGATGAAAGAAGAAAACGTACAACTGCGCGGGCTGGGCAGCAGCGAGCCGGTGGCGTCCAACGCGACAGCGGCGGGGCGCACCGAGAATCGCCGGGTGTCGATTGTGGTGATTGCGGACTAG
- a CDS encoding LysR family transcriptional regulator, which yields MQKNITSLGSLNWDDLKFFLEVARTRKASVAAKRLAVDYTTVSRRISSLEGSLGTLLFEKSRTNGFVLTTEGQRLLGYAESIESTLHMACEQVSGSGVALSGHVRMGCTEGFGSFFVTPQLSHFVDTYPAISVDILPLPHFISLSKREADIVIALERPEHGPYVCCKLCDYKLQLYATQEYLDQHPPIRRAADLAEHPFISYVDDLAFSSELLYLANVVPGASASLRSTSVIAQYVAAQQGRSLAILPCFLAAQDPRLLPVLGKEINITRQFWMYCREDLRKLKRITLLWDYIREVTEQNQPLLMGETREMVFAD from the coding sequence ATGCAAAAAAACATCACGTCACTGGGCTCCCTGAACTGGGATGACCTGAAGTTTTTCCTCGAAGTCGCCCGTACCCGCAAGGCCAGCGTCGCTGCCAAGCGCCTGGCCGTGGACTACACCACGGTGTCGCGGCGTATCAGTTCCCTTGAAGGATCGTTGGGCACTCTTCTGTTTGAAAAGTCCCGGACCAACGGCTTCGTATTGACCACCGAAGGCCAGCGCCTGCTGGGTTACGCCGAGTCCATCGAAAGCACGTTGCACATGGCCTGCGAACAGGTCTCCGGCTCCGGCGTGGCGCTGTCCGGCCACGTGCGCATGGGCTGCACCGAAGGGTTCGGCAGCTTCTTCGTCACCCCGCAACTGAGCCACTTCGTCGACACCTACCCGGCGATCTCGGTGGACATCCTGCCCCTGCCCCACTTCATCAGCCTGTCCAAGCGCGAGGCGGATATCGTCATCGCCCTGGAGCGGCCGGAACACGGGCCGTACGTGTGCTGCAAGCTGTGCGACTACAAGCTGCAGCTGTACGCGACGCAGGAATACCTGGACCAGCACCCGCCCATCCGCCGGGCGGCGGACCTGGCCGAGCATCCGTTTATCAGCTACGTGGATGATTTAGCGTTCAGTTCAGAGCTGCTGTACCTGGCCAATGTAGTGCCCGGCGCCAGCGCCAGTTTGCGCAGCACCAGCGTGATTGCGCAGTATGTGGCGGCGCAGCAAGGGCGCTCGCTGGCGATCCTGCCGTGCTTTTTGGCGGCGCAGGACCCGCGATTGCTGCCGGTGCTGGGCAAGGAAATCAATATCACGCGGCAGTTCTGGATGTACTGCCGCGAGGACTTGAGGAAGTTGAAACGGATCACCCTGCTGTGGGATTACATCCGTGAGGTGACGGAGCAGAATCAGCCGTTGTTGATGGGGGAAACGCGGGAGATGGTGTTTGCCGATTAA
- a CDS encoding CoA-acylating methylmalonate-semialdehyde dehydrogenase, with the protein MNASADISVKQVKLLINGEWVESRTTEWQDIVNPATQQVLARVPFSTPEEVNAAIDAAHRAFQTWKLTPIGARMRIMLKLQALIREHSKRIAVVLSAEQGKTIADAEGDIFRGLEVVEHACSIGTLQMGEFAENVAGGVDTYTLRQPIGVCAGITPFNFPAMIPLWMFPMAIACGNTFVLKPSEQDPLSTLLLVELALEAGVPAGVLNVVHGGKDVVDALCTHKDIKAVSFVGSTAVGTHVYDLAGKHGKRVQSMMGAKNHAVVLPDANREQTLNALVGAGFGAAGQRCMATSVVVLVGAAKQWLPDLKALAQKLKVNAGSEAGTDVGPVISKRAKARILDLIESGVKEGAKLELDGRGIKVPGFEDGNFVGPTLFSGVTTDMQIYTQEIFGPVLVVLEVDTLDQAIALVNANPFGNGTGLFTQSGAAARKFQSEIDVGQVGINIPIPVPVPFFSFTGSRGSKLGDLGPYGKQVVQFYTQTKTVTSRWFDDDSVNDGVNTTINLR; encoded by the coding sequence ATGAACGCATCTGCCGATATTTCCGTAAAACAGGTCAAGCTGCTGATCAACGGCGAGTGGGTCGAATCCAGGACCACCGAATGGCAAGACATCGTCAACCCCGCTACCCAGCAAGTGCTGGCCCGCGTACCGTTTTCCACCCCTGAAGAAGTCAACGCTGCCATCGACGCCGCCCATCGCGCCTTCCAGACCTGGAAGCTGACGCCGATCGGTGCGCGCATGCGCATCATGCTCAAGCTGCAAGCCTTGATCCGCGAGCACTCCAAGCGCATCGCCGTGGTCCTGAGTGCCGAGCAGGGCAAGACCATTGCCGACGCTGAAGGCGACATTTTCCGTGGCCTGGAAGTGGTCGAGCACGCGTGCTCCATCGGCACCCTGCAGATGGGCGAATTCGCTGAAAACGTCGCCGGCGGTGTGGACACCTACACCCTGCGCCAGCCGATCGGCGTGTGCGCCGGCATCACCCCGTTCAACTTCCCGGCGATGATTCCGCTGTGGATGTTCCCGATGGCCATTGCCTGCGGTAACACGTTCGTACTCAAGCCATCGGAACAGGACCCGCTGTCGACCCTGCTGCTGGTTGAACTGGCGCTGGAAGCCGGGGTGCCAGCCGGCGTGCTGAACGTGGTTCACGGCGGCAAGGACGTGGTGGATGCGCTGTGCACCCACAAAGATATCAAGGCCGTGTCCTTCGTCGGTTCGACCGCCGTCGGTACCCACGTCTACGACCTCGCCGGTAAACACGGCAAGCGCGTGCAATCGATGATGGGCGCCAAGAACCACGCCGTGGTGCTGCCGGATGCCAATCGCGAACAAACCCTGAACGCCCTGGTCGGCGCCGGTTTCGGTGCGGCGGGTCAGCGTTGCATGGCAACTTCCGTGGTGGTGCTGGTAGGCGCGGCCAAGCAATGGCTGCCGGACCTCAAGGCCCTGGCGCAAAAGCTCAAGGTGAACGCCGGCAGCGAAGCCGGCACCGATGTGGGTCCGGTTATCTCCAAGCGCGCCAAGGCACGCATTCTCGACCTGATCGAAAGCGGCGTGAAAGAAGGCGCCAAGCTGGAACTGGATGGCCGCGGCATCAAGGTGCCGGGTTTCGAGGACGGCAATTTCGTCGGCCCGACGTTGTTCTCCGGCGTGACCACCGACATGCAGATCTACACCCAGGAAATCTTCGGCCCGGTGCTGGTGGTGCTGGAAGTCGACACCCTCGACCAAGCCATCGCCCTGGTCAACGCCAACCCGTTCGGCAACGGCACCGGCCTGTTCACCCAGAGCGGCGCGGCGGCGCGTAAATTCCAGAGCGAAATCGATGTGGGCCAGGTCGGCATCAACATCCCGATCCCCGTGCCGGTTCCGTTCTTCAGCTTCACCGGTTCCCGTGGTTCGAAACTCGGCGACCTGGGCCCGTACGGCAAGCAAGTGGTGCAGTTCTACACCCAGACCAAAACCGTCACCAGCCGCTGGTTCGACGACGACAGCGTCAACGATGGCGTCAACACCACCATCAACCTGCGCTGA
- the mmsB gene encoding 3-hydroxyisobutyrate dehydrogenase, which produces MKIAFIGLGNMGAPMARNLIKAGHALNLFDLNQTVLKELAELGGTISASPRAAAEGAELVVTMLPAAAHVRSVWLGEDGVLAGIGKGVPAVDCSTIDPQTARDVAAAAAKQGVVMADAPVSGGTGGAQAGTLTFMVGATPELFATLQPVLAQMGRNIVHCGEVGTGQIAKICNNLLLGITMVGVSEAMALGDALGIDTQVLAGIINSSTGRCWSSDTYNPWPGIIETAPSSRGYTGGFGAELMLKDLGLATEAARQAHQPVILGAVAQQLYQSMSQRGEGGKDFSAIINSYRKPK; this is translated from the coding sequence ATGAAGATTGCATTTATCGGCCTGGGCAACATGGGCGCGCCGATGGCGCGCAACCTGATCAAGGCTGGCCATGCGCTGAACCTGTTCGACCTGAACCAGACCGTGCTCAAGGAACTGGCGGAACTGGGCGGCACCATCAGCGCTTCACCGCGCGCGGCAGCCGAAGGCGCCGAGTTGGTGGTGACCATGCTCCCGGCTGCGGCCCATGTGCGCAGTGTGTGGCTCGGTGAAGACGGCGTGCTCGCCGGCATCGGCAAAGGCGTGCCGGCGGTGGATTGCAGCACCATCGACCCGCAGACCGCCCGCGATGTAGCGGCGGCGGCAGCGAAACAAGGCGTGGTGATGGCGGATGCTCCAGTGTCCGGCGGCACCGGCGGTGCCCAGGCTGGGACGTTGACCTTCATGGTCGGCGCCACCCCGGAACTGTTCGCCACCCTGCAACCGGTGCTGGCGCAGATGGGCCGCAACATCGTCCATTGCGGCGAAGTCGGCACCGGGCAAATCGCCAAGATCTGCAACAACCTGCTGCTGGGTATCACCATGGTCGGCGTCAGCGAAGCCATGGCCCTGGGCGATGCGCTGGGCATCGACACCCAAGTGTTGGCGGGAATCATCAACAGCTCCACCGGGCGCTGCTGGAGTTCGGACACCTATAACCCATGGCCCGGGATTATCGAGACGGCGCCGTCGTCCCGGGGTTATACCGGTGGGTTTGGTGCAGAACTGATGCTCAAGGATCTGGGACTGGCCACTGAAGCGGCCCGCCAGGCACACCAGCCGGTGATCCTCGGCGCAGTGGCGCAGCAGTTGTATCAATCGATGAGCCAACGTGGGGAAGGGGGCAAGGACTTCTCGGCGATCATCAACAGCTATCGAAAACCAAAGTAG
- a CDS encoding BapA/Bap/LapF family large adhesin — MKNITIVDKATGTATEHAFGNASLKGTSIVKLPFGQESVQSFQQSGQNLVVTLKSGETITIQNFFVVGADGSANQLVLENADGTLLLGNYSTPYSGFNFTEISTLDDLGVAAIAADSAVPDWVLWGLGILAVGGTAAALSGGGGGGGHHHQTPVPAPGAATGLSVNSAGTVVSGKGQPGTTVTVKDAAGNVLGTGTVGTDGNFQVNLDKPQTNGETLQVVLKDAAGQESQPASVVAGDTTAPAAPNGLAVSADGTTVSGKGEPNSTVIIKDANGEVLGTGTVDAEGNFQVTLGTAQTNGETLQVTLKDAAGNESSASPVVAGDSTAPDAPTNLVISADGATVSGKGEPNAAVSIKDASGNVIGTGTVGADGNFQVSLDTPASEGESLAITLKDAAGNESAPGALVVADIETPLAPRNLAISDVGDTLSGEGAAAHKVIILNDAGEVVGSGTVADDGTFLVQLNSLHINGERLRVFLRNFSGKESLPGIVIAGDTIAPDAPTNLVVGEDGSTVTGKGEPRATVTVKDADGNVIGTGTVGDDGNFQVTLDPLQVNGETLAVTLTDAAGNESVPASVIAVDIDDTDADADADADADADADADADADADADADADADADADADADADADADADADADADADADADADADADADADADADADADADADADADADADADADADADADADADADADADADADADADADADADADADADADADADADADADADADADADADADADADADADADADADADADADADADADADADADADADADADADADADADADADADADADADADADADADADADADADADADADADADADADADADADADADADADADADADADADADADADADADADADADADADADADADADADADADADADADADADADADADADADADADADADADADADADADADADADADADADADADADADADADADADADADADADADADADADADADADADADADADADADADADADADADADADADADADADADADADADADADADADADADADADADADADADADADADADADADADADADADADADADADADADADADADADADADADADADADADADADADADLEAFDDLATGEVTIKPVTSNTGLADMRVFTLLGVGGIILGDHTKQQEFSVAEGSSGTLNLQFAQADLVSLLGGGFTATLEVSDGAGGWLPVQQGSNGSGLLDLLGLFGQSSSAKIEGLEAGQYRFTLKLDPNLVSVGAGATAKLSVTNDSLTDFTGEAGPDVTGNVITDPGIGGKPDEPGTGGPVKVQVEVNGEFVDADATTGTVLQGQYGQLTIFANGEYKYTPNGDVASIGKVDAFEYHLVNGAGASASATLYVRIDSPSVNVDWSATDPSAPGVINTVANDDLGSAQIDIVNLVTQADLAPLSYNLALLGSSTGTGAAINVATGTTAELAINVTVTGIALLPGTTVNLQKFIGNEWVTQQTTTQANHTFQGLDAGTYRVTGTTGAVLSLSALHIAQKLTTTSLTEFVTGAMSNATGNLLSDSLSGPDVLGSPLTVLSVLVNGVYVIPGQTGTKINGDHGTLTVFADGKYVYTPHAGLTLDEIGQVDKFTYKLTTPTGQEDTADLYVRIDSPDRDLVWDDANPGAPATEGAGIAAAHSAVDQAADDGANVDGDHHDAVVADDTDFTHVDAGAGADGLLWEGGDAAINLTDLIGTVSGVHSIDLNDVSAVDLTLSLEDLVSITGPESDRLMIQGDDQDSVHLTGDWSAGATQVENGLEYVIYTSPEDETHQLWVQSGISVV, encoded by the coding sequence ATGAAAAACATAACTATTGTCGACAAGGCAACGGGGACGGCGACAGAGCATGCCTTTGGCAACGCCAGCCTCAAGGGAACCAGCATTGTAAAACTGCCGTTCGGACAAGAAAGCGTTCAATCGTTTCAACAGTCCGGCCAAAACCTGGTGGTCACTCTAAAGTCTGGAGAAACCATCACCATTCAGAACTTTTTTGTGGTGGGAGCCGACGGCTCCGCTAACCAACTGGTACTGGAAAATGCCGACGGAACATTGTTGCTCGGCAACTATTCCACGCCGTATTCGGGTTTCAACTTCACCGAAATCTCGACCCTGGACGACCTGGGTGTGGCAGCCATTGCCGCTGACAGTGCGGTGCCGGACTGGGTGCTGTGGGGCTTGGGCATCCTCGCCGTCGGCGGTACCGCCGCGGCATTGAGCGGTGGTGGCGGTGGTGGTGGCCATCATCATCAAACGCCAGTTCCTGCACCCGGTGCTGCGACCGGTTTGTCGGTCAACAGCGCGGGCACGGTGGTCAGCGGTAAAGGTCAGCCTGGCACCACCGTCACGGTCAAGGATGCCGCCGGTAACGTACTGGGCACAGGCACTGTGGGTACCGACGGCAACTTCCAGGTCAACCTGGACAAGCCGCAAACCAATGGCGAAACCCTGCAAGTCGTCCTCAAGGATGCCGCGGGTCAGGAATCGCAACCTGCGTCTGTGGTAGCGGGTGATACAACCGCCCCCGCCGCACCGAACGGTTTGGCCGTCAGTGCAGACGGTACAACCGTCAGCGGTAAGGGCGAGCCTAACTCGACCGTGATCATCAAGGATGCCAATGGCGAGGTCCTCGGCACCGGCACCGTGGATGCTGAAGGCAACTTCCAGGTCACCCTGGGAACTGCGCAAACCAATGGCGAAACCCTGCAAGTCACCCTCAAGGATGCTGCCGGCAATGAATCGTCCGCCAGCCCCGTGGTGGCTGGCGACAGCACCGCCCCGGATGCGCCGACCAACCTGGTGATCAGTGCCGATGGCGCAACTGTCAGCGGTAAAGGTGAACCGAACGCTGCCGTGAGCATCAAGGATGCCAGCGGCAACGTGATCGGTACGGGCACCGTCGGCGCGGATGGCAATTTCCAGGTTTCGCTCGACACACCCGCGTCCGAAGGCGAAAGCCTGGCGATCACGCTCAAAGACGCTGCCGGCAATGAGTCGGCTCCGGGTGCGCTGGTTGTCGCCGATATTGAGACACCGCTTGCGCCGCGCAACCTGGCAATCAGTGACGTGGGTGACACGCTCAGCGGTGAAGGCGCCGCGGCCCACAAAGTCATCATCCTCAACGATGCTGGTGAAGTGGTCGGCAGCGGAACAGTGGCAGATGACGGCACATTCCTGGTGCAACTGAACTCGCTGCACATCAATGGCGAGCGGCTACGCGTGTTCCTGCGCAACTTCTCGGGCAAGGAATCCCTGCCAGGCATCGTCATCGCGGGGGACACCATCGCCCCGGATGCCCCAACAAACCTGGTGGTTGGCGAAGATGGCAGCACCGTCACCGGCAAGGGCGAACCGCGCGCGACCGTTACCGTGAAAGACGCCGATGGCAACGTGATCGGTACTGGCACGGTCGGCGACGACGGTAATTTTCAAGTCACCCTGGATCCGCTTCAGGTTAACGGCGAAACACTGGCTGTCACATTGACCGATGCAGCAGGCAACGAGTCTGTTCCGGCTTCTGTGATCGCTGTTGATATTGATGATACGGACGCTGATGCGGATGCGGATGCTGACGCGGATGCCGATGCCGATGCCGATGCCGATGCGGACGCTGACGCTGACGCTGATGCGGATGCGGATGCGGATGCCGACGCTGATGCTGATGCTGATGCGGATGCGGATGCCGACGCTGATGCTGATGCGGACGCCGATGCTGACGCGGATGCTGATGCGGACGCCGATGCTGACGCGGATGCTGATGCGGACGCCGACGCCGATGCGGACGCTGATGCGGATGCTGATGCTGATGCGGATGCCGACGCCGATGCTGATGCTGATGCCGACGCCGACGCCGACGCCGATGCGGACGCTGACGCTGACGCTGATGCGGATGCGGATGCGGATGCCGATGCCGATGCTGACGCGGACGCGGATGCGGATGCCGACGCTGATGCGGATGCTGATGCGGATGCGGATGCGGATGCCGACGCTGATGCTGATGCTGATGCGGACGCCGATGCCGATGCCGATGCCGATGCCGATGCTGATGCGGACGCTGATGCGGATGCCGATGCCGATGCCGATGCCGATGCTGATGCTGATGCTGATGCCGATGCTGATGCGGACGCCGATGCTGATGCCGACGCTGATGCTGATGCTGATGCCGACGCTGATGCTGATGCTGATGCCGACGCTGATGCTGATGCTGATGCTGACGCTGACGCTGACGCTGATGCTGACGCTGACGCTGACGCTGATGCTGATGCTGATGCCGACGCTGATGCTGATGCTGATGCTGACGCGGATGCTGATGCCGACGCTGATGCTGATGCTGATGCTGATGCTGATGCTGATGCTGACGCGGATGCTGATGCTGATGCGGACGCCGATGCTGATGCCGACGCTGACGCTGACGCTGATGCTGATGCTGATGCTGATGCTGACGCTGACGCTGACGCTGACGCTGACGCTGACGCTGACGCTGACGCTGACGCTGATGCTGATGCTGATGCTGATGCTGATGCTGATGCCGATGCTGATGCCGACGCCGACGCCGACGCCGACGCCGATGCTGATGCCGACGCTGACGCTGACGCTGATGCGGATGCTGACGCGGATGCCGATGCCGATGCCGATGCCGACGCTGACGCTGATGCGGATGCGGATGCCGACGCGGATGCCGACGCTGACGCTGACGCTGACGCTGACGCTGATGCTGATGCTGATGCCGATGCGGATGCGGATGCTGACGCGGATGCCGATGCCGATGCCGATGCGGACGCTGACGCTGATGCCGACGCCGACGCCGACGCTGATGCCGATGCCGATGCTGATGCGGACGCCGATGCTGATGCCGATGCTGATGCGGACGCCGATGCTGATGCCGATGCCGATGCCGATGCCGATGCCGATGCCGATGCCGACGCGGATGCGGATGCTGACGCCGATGCTGACGCCGATGCCGATGCCGATGCCGATGCCGATGCCGATGCTGACGCTGACGCTGACGCTGACGCTGATGCGGATGCGGATGCGGATGCGGATGCGGATGCGGATGCGGATGCGGATGCGGATGCCGATGCCGACGCCGACGCCGACCTCGAAGCCTTCGACGACCTCGCCACCGGCGAAGTAACCATCAAACCCGTAACATCCAACACCGGCCTGGCCGATATGCGCGTGTTCACCCTGTTGGGTGTCGGCGGCATCATTCTGGGCGATCACACCAAGCAGCAGGAGTTCTCGGTTGCCGAGGGTTCCAGCGGAACGCTGAACCTGCAGTTTGCCCAGGCCGACCTGGTCTCGCTGTTGGGCGGTGGCTTCACTGCCACGCTGGAAGTGAGCGACGGTGCCGGTGGATGGTTGCCGGTGCAACAAGGCAGCAACGGTTCGGGCTTGCTCGACCTGTTGGGTCTGTTTGGACAAAGCTCCAGCGCCAAAATCGAAGGCCTGGAAGCCGGGCAGTATCGCTTTACCCTCAAGCTCGACCCCAACCTGGTCAGCGTTGGTGCAGGGGCCACGGCCAAGTTGAGCGTCACCAATGACAGCCTCACCGACTTCACCGGTGAAGCTGGGCCGGATGTCACCGGCAACGTCATCACCGACCCGGGCATTGGCGGTAAACCGGATGAACCGGGAACCGGCGGGCCAGTGAAGGTGCAGGTCGAGGTCAACGGCGAATTCGTCGATGCCGACGCCACCACCGGCACGGTGCTGCAGGGCCAATATGGTCAGCTGACCATCTTCGCCAACGGCGAGTACAAGTACACCCCGAACGGCGATGTCGCCAGCATCGGCAAGGTGGATGCCTTCGAGTATCACCTGGTCAATGGTGCCGGTGCTTCGGCCTCGGCAACCTTGTATGTGCGTATCGACAGCCCGAGTGTCAACGTGGACTGGAGCGCTACCGATCCATCTGCGCCCGGCGTGATCAACACGGTTGCCAATGATGACCTGGGTTCGGCGCAGATCGACATCGTCAACCTGGTCACCCAGGCCGACCTGGCGCCCCTGAGCTACAATCTGGCACTGCTCGGCAGCAGTACGGGTACGGGTGCAGCGATCAACGTTGCCACGGGCACGACCGCAGAGCTTGCGATCAACGTCACCGTCACCGGCATTGCGTTGTTGCCAGGCACGACCGTCAATCTGCAGAAGTTCATCGGTAACGAATGGGTCACGCAGCAGACCACTACCCAGGCGAACCACACGTTCCAAGGGTTGGATGCCGGGACCTATCGCGTGACCGGGACGACCGGTGCCGTGCTGTCGCTGAGTGCGCTGCACATTGCGCAGAAGCTCACTACCACCTCCCTCACGGAGTTCGTGACCGGTGCAATGAGCAATGCGACTGGCAACCTGCTGTCCGACAGCTTGTCCGGGCCGGATGTCCTCGGTTCGCCGCTGACGGTACTCAGTGTGCTGGTCAACGGGGTCTATGTGATTCCTGGGCAAACGGGGACGAAAATCAACGGTGACCACGGCACATTGACCGTGTTTGCCGATGGTAAGTACGTCTACACCCCGCATGCCGGGCTGACGCTGGACGAGATTGGCCAGGTGGATAAATTCACCTACAAGCTCACCACGCCAACCGGCCAGGAAGACACCGCCGACCTCTACGTGCGCATCGACTCGCCGGATCGCGACCTGGTCTGGGACGACGCCAACCCGGGTGCGCCAGCCACTGAAGGTGCCGGCATTGCCGCTGCCCACAGTGCGGTGGACCAGGCGGCGGATGACGGCGCCAACGTTGACGGCGATCACCACGATGCCGTGGTGGCCGACGACACCGACTTCACCCATGTCGATGCTGGCGCGGGTGCAGACGGGTTGTTGTGGGAAGGCGGCGATGCAGCCATCAACCTCACCGACCTGATTGGCACAGTCAGTGGGGTGCACAGCATCGACCTGAACGATGTCAGCGCCGTCGACCTGACCCTGAGCCTCGAAGACCTGGTGTCCATCACCGGGCCTGAGTCGGATCGCTTGATGATCCAGGGCGACGATCAGGACAGCGTGCACCTGACAGGTGACTGGAGCGCCGGTGCGACCCAGGTAGAGAACGGTCTTGAGTACGTGATCTACACCAGTCCGGAAGATGAAACCCATCAGCTCTGGGTACAGAGCGGCATCAGCGTGGTGTAA
- a CDS encoding TolC family outer membrane protein — translation MIAPERAPVMAASYIDDEERVNIISPSNLGTHLPGGPTGVSAPVAPEHVIPSNLDLTRAIQLAVEWHPAISEAIGQLYQQNENVNIARSGYYPQVSGGFNSGYDSGLRGNGQSRAFSLSASQMLYDFGKVSSSVDSALARVSASQASVLLSIDQVARDTSFAVIELQRSQLLVQLAREQIDGISAIAELAKKRSDMGASTRSDLIQARSRVEASVATQLQFTAQFNRWRSTLSSLLGSQAPVSVVNGFPASLEQSCVGVVPDTAVTPTLLIAQAQRVDALALIAQARAEALPTVSLDPSITHYLDNNDDSNVPGGRDRTRYGVFLNVKMPLYQGGAITARKSAAQQALRSADAANDAARLAVRQGLLEARDQISSLSQRLSTLDFRERSISETRDLYRQQYLELGTRPLLDLLNAEQEIHQARMDRENTAADLRRLKIDCLYNTGALRTAFHLDNSTLQGVEIRP, via the coding sequence ATGATCGCGCCCGAGCGTGCGCCGGTCATGGCAGCGTCGTATATCGACGATGAAGAACGCGTCAACATCATCAGCCCGAGCAACCTGGGCACACATTTACCCGGCGGGCCAACGGGCGTCAGCGCACCGGTGGCACCCGAGCACGTCATACCGAGCAACCTTGACCTGACACGCGCCATTCAACTGGCGGTGGAATGGCACCCGGCAATTTCCGAGGCGATCGGCCAGCTGTACCAACAAAACGAGAACGTGAACATCGCCCGTTCCGGTTATTACCCGCAAGTCAGCGGTGGCTTCAACTCCGGCTACGACAGCGGCCTGAGGGGCAACGGCCAGAGCCGTGCGTTTTCGTTGTCGGCGTCGCAGATGCTTTATGACTTCGGCAAGGTCTCAAGTTCTGTCGACAGTGCGCTGGCACGGGTCAGTGCCAGCCAGGCGTCGGTGTTGCTGTCGATCGATCAGGTGGCGCGCGATACCTCGTTCGCCGTGATCGAACTGCAGCGCTCGCAGTTGCTGGTGCAACTGGCTCGCGAGCAAATCGACGGCATTTCGGCGATTGCAGAGCTGGCCAAAAAGCGCAGCGACATGGGCGCCAGCACCCGTTCGGACCTGATCCAGGCCCGCTCGCGGGTCGAGGCCTCGGTGGCGACGCAATTGCAATTCACCGCGCAATTCAATCGCTGGCGCAGCACGTTGAGCAGCCTGCTTGGGTCGCAGGCGCCAGTGAGCGTGGTGAATGGTTTTCCGGCAAGCCTGGAGCAATCCTGCGTGGGCGTGGTACCCGATACGGCAGTCACGCCGACCCTGCTGATCGCCCAGGCGCAGCGTGTCGATGCGCTGGCGCTGATTGCACAAGCCCGTGCCGAGGCGTTGCCGACCGTGTCGCTGGACCCGTCCATCACGCACTACCTGGACAACAACGACGACAGCAACGTCCCCGGCGGCCGCGACCGTACCCGTTATGGCGTATTTCTCAACGTGAAAATGCCGCTGTACCAGGGCGGCGCAATCACCGCCCGCAAATCCGCCGCGCAACAGGCCCTGCGTTCCGCCGATGCCGCCAACGACGCCGCGCGCCTTGCGGTTCGCCAGGGGTTGCTGGAGGCGCGGGATCAAATCTCAAGCCTCAGCCAGCGACTATCCACCCTGGATTTTCGTGAGCGCAGCATCTCCGAAACCCGCGACCTGTATCGCCAGCAGTACCTCGAACTGGGCACACGGCCGTTGCTCGACCTGCTGAATGCCGAGCAGGAAATTCACCAGGCACGCATGGACCGGGAAAACACCGCCGCTGACCTGCGCCGCCTGAAAATCGATTGCCTCTACAACACGGGCGCACTGCGCACGGCGTTCCACCTGGACAACAGCACCCTGCAAGGTGTGGAGATTCGGCCATGA